TACTTTTGCCTCTACTAAAAGTTTGTCCCTTATAGGTACTATTTCAACTATATCCATACCTGGTTTTACTACACCACCAACTGTATTTATAAGTAACTGTTTGATTGTTCCATCAACTGGTGAACGAACTAAAGTTCTATTAACTCTATCTTTTTTTGCAACATTAGTTTCACTAATTCTAGACATTTCAGCTCTTGTTTCATTGAAAGCTTCTTTTGCTGTATTTCTAAACTTTAGTTCCACTTCTTTTATGTTGTTTTGTTGTTCTTCTTGAATAGATAATAATCTTGGTAAAGATAACTTAATGGCTTCAATTTCCCCACTTAAACTACTTTCTTCTCTTTTAAGCTGTAAAAACTCTACTTCAGATACTAACTTTTTTTCAACTAGGGGTTCCATTAAAGCAACTTCTTTAGAAATCAGTTGATAGTTTGTCTTTAATTGCTTAAGTTTTGCAACTGCTTCATCTCTCTCATTTTGTTTTTGAGTCAAACGACGCTTATAAATATTTATATTGTTTTCAAGCTGTTCTAAGTTTGTTTTATATAAAGACTCTTCATGTCCAATCAGTGTTGGGGATTTTTTTCTTATCTCCTCACTTATTATAAAAGGTTCACCAGTAGATTCAGCTTGCAATCTTAGTGCTTTTGCTTCAAGTTCATTAAACTTTAGTGAACTCTCAGCATATGTACTTATAAAACCTGTATCATCAATCCTAATAAGAATATCGCCCTTTTTAACATTTTGCCCATCTTCAACCAAAATCTCAGAAACTATCCCACCCTCTAAGTTTTGGATAACTTGTATTTGGTGTGTTGGTATAACTTTTCCTTGACCTCTTGTAAGAGCATCGATTTCAGAAAAATATGCCCAAACAAATAAAAATATGATAAGAACAAAACTAACCCAAAGCATTATCTTTGTTCCTAGTTTGTTTTTTATAAGCATAGCAGCACTTAAAGAATCCATATACTTAAAATCAATTTCATCTTTTATGCAAAACTCATCTTTATCTTTTTGTTTATATGAGTATTCAATAAATTTATCTTTAAGACTCATTTCCACCCCTTTGATATGTTGGTGATGGCTGACTTAACTGTTTCACAACCTTCTTATATGTATCATTAAGTATTACTTTTCCATTATTCAATAAAATAAGTCTATCAGTCAGCTGCAAAGAGCTATGTTTATGAGAGATAAGAAGCATAGTTTTACCTTTTTTATACTCTCTCATTGTATTATTAAAAACCATTTCATTGTTGTTATCCATACTACTTGTAGGCTCATCAAGAAGTATAATTGGTGCAGGATGAATAAAAGCCCTTGCTATACAAATTGATTGTTTTTGTCCACCTGAAAGTCCATCTCCTCGCTCAGCAACTGGTATATCATAACCCAAAGGATGTTTATCAATAAAATTACTTAAACCACTTAGTTTAGATACATAAATAATCTCTTCATCTGTTGCATCAGGTGCACACATAATTATATTTTCTTTTAGAGTACCTTGAAAAAGCATTGAATCTTGTGGTACATAAGAGATATTTCTTCTTAAATCTGTAGGGTCGATTTGTTTAATATCAATACCATCTAATAAAATAGACCCTTCTGTTGGTTCATACAAACCTAAAAGAAGTTTTTCAATTGTAGTTTTTCCTGAACCATTTGTACCAATAATCCCAACGGATTCTCCAGAATTTATACTAAAACTAACATCATCTAAAACTTTCTTTTCACTATTTGGATAGATAAAAGTTACATTTTGAAATTCTATTTTTCCAGTAAAAGAAGGTCTTTCGACATATTTTTTACCCTCTTGTCTATCTACATCAAGATTCATAATATTGTTAATTGCATTATATGAAGTTTTGGTTTGTTCAAAATTAGTAATAAGAGAAGCTACTTGCGCCAAAGGTGCTAACATACGGGAACCCAACATAACCGTCGCAATTAGTCCACCCATACTTAAGTTTTTATCTCCTATTGCATATACTCCACCGACTACAATAGCAACCGTAGTAAATTGAACTATAAAATTAACAAATGTTGATACTGAGTTTGATAA
The Arcobacter sp. F2176 DNA segment above includes these coding regions:
- a CDS encoding HlyD family type I secretion periplasmic adaptor subunit produces the protein MSLKDKFIEYSYKQKDKDEFCIKDEIDFKYMDSLSAAMLIKNKLGTKIMLWVSFVLIIFLFVWAYFSEIDALTRGQGKVIPTHQIQVIQNLEGGIVSEILVEDGQNVKKGDILIRIDDTGFISTYAESSLKFNELEAKALRLQAESTGEPFIISEEIRKKSPTLIGHEESLYKTNLEQLENNINIYKRRLTQKQNERDEAVAKLKQLKTNYQLISKEVALMEPLVEKKLVSEVEFLQLKREESSLSGEIEAIKLSLPRLLSIQEEQQNNIKEVELKFRNTAKEAFNETRAEMSRISETNVAKKDRVNRTLVRSPVDGTIKQLLINTVGGVVKPGMDIVEIVPIRDKLLVEAKVRPSDIAFLYPGQKAIVKFSAYDFAVYGSLEGVLTHISADTIVDEVDKQSYYLVKIKTNKSYLGSEKNKLNVMVGMTADVDIVTGKKTILSYILKPIFRATQNVWSER